Part of the Pseudoliparis swirei isolate HS2019 ecotype Mariana Trench chromosome 3, NWPU_hadal_v1, whole genome shotgun sequence genome, tctttttttacatggaTCGCCGTagacaaacaataataataatgaaaattgtaaaaaaaattaaattaaattaaactgaTAAGAGACTGTAGAACTGTGTATTCATTGACACCAATGAAGTCAGGTGGGTAACACCAGCATTCCGTTATATTAACATGATTCAAAGCTAGCCATGTGACTGGATTAAATGTCAGTATGATTAGTATACAGATGTGTCAAGTGTCTAAGGTGCACAACTGCCTGGGGTAAACTCATGTGGATGTGACAAATCATAGAGTTCACATTTGAGATTattccttgtttcctcttccCCCTTGTATCTCTTTGACAAAGAGAAgaactaaaaaagtatattgcttcaaaaaacgttttttcttttcttttcttttttctcttttttcataTCGTGAAACATTTCATTCACCGCTTCTCGGGTTCGTCTAGCTAGACAGAGCGTTACATTATCAGTCAAAGATACATACAGAAAGATGCTGTGAATCCAAGAGATTAAACGATCAACGATGGGACGTGACGGTGACTAATTCCTGGGACCACTTGTtggagtctgtctgtctgtctgggcCGACCTCCTATCTACCAGCAGGTGGCCCAATGCAAGCACTGATGTATTTGCCTGGGTGAAGGGGAGGGGCTGAGAGATTAGTCTGTCACAGTAACAATAGTCAGTCCGAGGACCATGGCCTCAGTGTGTTCCGGCTTTGTGACTGAGGATCTGCAAACCTAGCTGCACATGCTCTCCATCCGTCCCTCCCACCCACCGTCTCCTACGCCTTTAGTCAGTGAGTAATGTTAAAAACACAAAGGGGCTCCTCATTTGCTCTTCCCTGACGTGCTGGAGCCCCCCGCCACGCCCTCCATTTTGTCAGCAATTTCTGACGTGTCTAACTTCTCGGAGCCGTCCCCTTTCTCTGACCTCTCCTTCTCTGACCGCTCCTCCCCTTCGGCCAGCTCGGACCTCTCTGACCTGGCGTCTGCGTCCCCCTCTGACTTCTCCTTTCTCTCCGAGTTGTCGGGGTCCATGGACGAGGTGCCCGGCTTGTCCCACTTGCTCATGGAATCGTGCTCAGCTATACAGTTGGTGATGTTTGAAGTCCAGGCCTTCAGGTCCTCCTATGAAGCAAATGACAGACGTCTTATGTAAGGAGTCTCTCTTATTAATCTTACTCGGTTTGcatgttttttatattgtgttttgGGGATGAATCATTTCTTCATTAGATCAAAATTTTAACCTTCAACCGAGAGAAAACATGTCAATGCATGGCTCATGGACGAGAGGCTCATGCTTGTGACAGCACGAGATGTCAACATTAATGCTCATGGCTGAGCGTTAACGCTTTGTTGTGCTCTGAGCACCAAAAGCCAAGTGCTTCCATTAGCCTACATTGGAAAGGAATTTGCAGGAGTCTATTTGGTCGATATctcaaaaaaaacaccaaccatAGAGGAGAGACAATTAAACTGATTTTAGCTGTAGCTTACACGTCATGAGCAAAAATGTTGTAGGCTAAGTGACATTGAAGAGGCCAGACCACACCAGCATCTAACCGGTCCCAAGTGACATTTGTACGTGTAGATGCTGTTTAATGTGCTGCAACTGAGAAGCTAATTAGCTACCTAACTTGCAACCTGATGTTAGCAGTGCACCTTTTCCATGTGATGTTTGTTAGCTACCTACTCTGCAAAGTGACATTAGCAGTGCACCTGTTCCATTTGATGTTTATTAGATTTCTAACCTGCAAACTAACATTAGCAGTGCACCTTTTCCATGTGATGTTTCATAGCTAGCTACCTATGCTGTAAACTGAAGTTAGCAGTGCACCTTTCCAGGTGTGTGGTGGCTCATTCAACAGGCTATGGTGCAGGACGCTACGTCTGTATGTGTTTCAGTGAGAGACTTAAGCAAGAAAGCTAATGTGGGCTGTATTTTAGGGTCTGTGTCTACTGCCTTTCCTAGAACGCTTACAATAATCCACTGCTTAATGCAAGATTGTTTTGGCTGTCTCCATCTTTGTAGTTGGAATACGGAGTAATGCAAAACTAAAACcatgaaaactaaataatatcaaataaaaaatgtctcccattttctgatttttttcctaaaaaaaagaCTAGCTATTATTTTCGTGCCTTGAGagtacagagaagaagaaaagagagggtcCATTTTGCAAACAGAAATAATTATCATGGATAATAACTACAGTTCCCTCTGGGAGACTGAGTTTGGCCTAATCTTTCCAGCTATGTCAAAcccatttttcaaagaaaaactaTGATGTCTGACAGactttattaaaaatattaatacaaaattgTAGTCATCCCTGATACTGTTTGGACCTGCTATGGGTCTGTTTATCCTGGCCTAATGCAGTATTGTAGCTAGCTATGATGACTACATAGTCTATTAATTGACATCTCTTATTTGAACCTTTCATGGACCTCCTATGTGGTACAAGGTACATATAGGGTCTAAAGTAAGTAAAGTGTATGATGTCCTAATGTCTGTTTTTCGTTGACATGACTCAAATGTAAATGTTCTTACCTCATCCTTTGCATGGAATGCAAAGTTGATTCCATCGTTCATCCTGTTGCAGAGGAAATCAACAGGGATTGTCAGTTTCTAATGCACAGAAATGCCTTTTACGTCTCTAATGAATACTAATATTGCACTTTAATATTCTGTGATTTTATGTTTTTCCCTTAAATCTAATGAAATGTGCtatcatttcttattttattgtaaagcaaCACTACGCTTGAAAATCTGTAATTTCACAATTTCAAATAACAATTTCTGCCACAATAGAAAAGCTCTTACTGAAGAATGaagacatttttcttctttttatatcCCATTGAAGGATCAAACGAGCAGTTAATAAGGTCAACAGGGGGCTCCTCATTGTACGTTGTGGTAAGGTGCCTAGCATCCTTGTAGAAGGTCATCTGTCCCTCCTTCagcacacaatatatgttcatcCAGGACTTGCTGTAAAATTCAAATGACACATTAAGCCGCTTTAAACAGATTATGATTGATGATACACATGTTACATAACTTAAGTCACAGTATAAGTCAATGGGACGTAGGTTTCTTTTCtacaaatgtgtctttaaagtAGAGATGGCAACaacatacaataataataaggaTATCCTGTCCTGAAATAAACACAGTCACGATAAAGGTACGGCTACaaactattttaaaacaaattttatttaattaatttttccAAACCCTACCCCCCTTAGTCATTGTTGCTATGACTGTCAAGGACTTACACTAAAACTGTCATTGGTAAATTAGCATGAACTAACTGTATGAGTTGGAAACATTGTCGGCCTTTGACTCAGTTTGTATACCTTTGTACATTTTACAGTTTATCATTAGGAAAAaatgattttagtttttttagaaGACTAATCGATTTGTTTGGCTGAATATGCTGGAGTGTAAACTTTCCAAAATTCAATAATATTTGTGACAAAGTTGCTTATGTTACCCAAAACTCCAACAGATTGATGAACTTCCACACAGCGGAGAAATACAACACAGTTATTGTGACCAAGGTTTTTTCCACAAAGGTTTTTTCGAACACCAAACCCCACAAATGACTAGGTACGGTAATCCATAATGCGTCCTTTGGCCTTGGAAGTAAAGGTTGTAAACTACTGAGCTGGACATGCTATCATTGTCATCTCATGTTAGAGCAAATAAATACAGTGTTTTATCCATTCCTTACATTTGATGACAACATGCCTTCTGTTGTAGTTGCTAAGCTATGATTGGACAATTGCTTGTAGGTCTTAAGGTTGAGCAAATTATagattgtatgtttttttatcaGTAGTGGGTTTACCTGTTTGGGCTTCTCTGCTGAGCTTCAAGGTCAGAAGCAGTGGCCTTTTTGCGGTAGAGGAAGCCTTTATTTTCGGCAGTGTGTGAAGGCGGTTGAGGTGTCGTTGGGGCACCAGTAGCTGGAGCTGAGCGAGAACGTCGTGTCTCCTCAGGTTCTTTTGGACGGGGCCTCCTCCTCGGTTTAGGGCGGTCTCGTGCACGAGGGCGTCCGTCAAAACGAGTCACGGGTGCTGAGAGGCTGCTTGTTGGGCGATATGGTTCTCCTCGTGCCTAAGAAAGTAGAAACCCAAGAATGTGACaccaagacacaaaaacaatttAACATACACAGCTCCGTTGTGATATACTGTCAGCTAACTCACCtgtgctgcctctctctcctggacctgctctacaatcTCTGCCATGGTAGATTTGATGTCCCTACAGTTATGACAGATATGAGTCACCCAAACAGTGAATACAATCAATATAAACTCATTAAATATCATTAAGACAGTGCTGACGAGGAAAACAGTAGTACAACGTTTGTAAAGATCATTAGAATTTCACCAGCATGACTCATTCACTTACCCTGAGCGTTTGTCAGAGCCCTCCTTAACCGAGCCCTCAAGGTCACTCGAGTCCTGTCTCTGAATCCTCTGCTTGCTGCTCCCCTCCTGTTCGCTGGACGACTGCCTCTCCAGGCGCCGCCGGTAGCGCTCCTGACGCACAATCAGCGGCAACTCATTCAGCCTGGCCTGGATCTCCTGTTCGCTGGAGGTCTGTCTACCCAGCTTGCACTCCCTCTCTCGCCTCAGATGGTCCATCTGAGGATCAGAGCGGCTACCACGGGGATCCCTCTGGAGACGGCCGTGGAGGAGCTCCAGCCCTGATTCTGGCCCCACCATGTCTGCCATTGGGATGTCCCCAAACTGTTCCCGCTGCACTCGGCTGGCCTCAAGGAGTGGGTTTACGGCCTTGTGGATGTGGTTGATTCTGGGCTGTACGAAGTCAGCTTTTAGGTGCTGCCATGCATATGCCATTTTAGGGTCCATTATGCCACCACTCTGCGCCAGGTAACCAGAACTGCCCAGACTTCCACTGCTGTAATGATTTTGTGCCAGAAAGCCTGAGCTACCCAATCCCCCACTGCTCTGATAATTCTGTGCTAGGTATCCAGAACTCACTATGTTAGGCTGTTGTGCCAAATATCCAGAACTCCCTGTACTAGGCTGCTGTGCCAGATACCCGGTACTCCCAATATTAGGCTGTTGTGCCAAATATCCCGAACTCCCCGTTTTAGGCTGTTGTGCCAAATACCCAGAACTCCCCATATTAGGCTGTTGTGCCAAATATCCTGTACTCCCTAAATTAGGCTGGTGTCCCAAGTATCCAGAACTGCCCATATTTTGATGTTGAGCCAAATACCCAGTACTGCCCATATTCTGTTGAGGCAGAAATCCAGGGCTTCCCATACCTCCACTGCTTGGCTGCTGAGCTAGATTACCTGAACTTCCTAACCTGCCACTGCCTTGATGGTTTTGCGTACTACCCACCCCCCCAGTTGTCAGTCCAAAGTACCCAGAGCTCTCTGCACTGCCAGCAGTTCTATGGTTTTTCCCAAGGTAAGTAGAAGTGTCTGCTCCACCACTCTGGGAGGTCAGCGCCGAAAAACCGGAGTCACTTCCACCCCCAACCGTCTGTTGGTTCATTCCAAGGTACGGGGAGCTCACCAACTTCCCGCTGCTCTGCTGTTCCATTCCAATGTAGCCTGATCCATTTATAACTGGCTTGTAACTGGCTAGGGTTGAGGACAATCTCTGGCTTGCGGGGGTTGCACCAAAATCCAGATTGGTCTGTAAGAGTTTGTGTTCTACATGCGCATGTACAGTCTGCCTCAAGAAAGACGAGGTAGCACTGGTTGAGGGAACGCTGGGAGTCAGACATGATAATGGGAACATCCTTCGGCTGGAGAGTGGGGttgtctttttctcctcctctttgttcTTCTCAGCCTAAAGAGAGAGTTAACTAAATAACTAATAGTACTACATAAACTTAATTAAAACCAGAAAATAAAGAATGGTCCAATAAAATGGGGGTACAACAAGTTATCAGGAGTGATATGCTTATTTCAAAACAGTCTGTTTTATTGGCTACGAAGCAATGTTGCATGAAAGGCAGATGGGGTGCAGTGAATGAGGGTACACCACATGCAGTAAACATCATGAGACAGATTCAGGACTATTAACGATGCAAACTCATGGTGCCATGCCTGCTAAGCAAACACACATCCCAAGGTCACTtttctttacttcctgtagCAGCATTAAATTGTGACTCCACCAAAAACTGATTAAACATTTATCTACAGTCAAGCTTACTGCGGAAAGCTGGCGGAGAGAGCTGAAGCGTTCTTTCCAGGTTACAGCAGCCTTGCGGAAGGCCTCGTGGCGAAGGATGAGTTGCTCAACCTCATCTGTTTGGGCCcgggcccctcctccctctggctcTCTGGAGGTGATCAGCGGCTCCTTGGCCTTCAGCCAGGCTTCCGCCCTTACCGTCTCCTGGACAAACTGGAACTTTTCCTGCTCTAGTGGTGACAGCAGACCAACAGCATTGTTACCATCACACCAACTCTCGCCCAATAGAAATATGTTGTTAACATTCttgtttacatgatgatgatatttATGCTTTCTATCGCAGTGAATGTGTAACGTTAGCGCACACAAGAAGAACTATAAGATTCATACATGATTCATGATGAAAGGAAAAAAGTGGGGAGAAAAAACATGTGTAGTTTGAGCCCCTTTGACGTTTAACATAGCGATGTGTTAATAGCTGTGGTCGTCTGGTGAGTTACTCACTGCGCTGTAACTTCTCCTGG contains:
- the sptbn4a gene encoding spectrin beta chain, non-erythrocytic 4, producing the protein MLMARDTARDEAQKLHRKWLKHQAFMAELARNKEWLAKIEQEGLELIQEKPELRPVVQQKLEEIRECWSDLESTTKAKARQLFENNKPEPAVKSFSDLDNQLSHLEQQPPQLEQAHHLPTFNEQLQKFQAMESQIGDFYKDVGELGSLQGVCLPQRGVMAGDREGGDREGGEQSGVAETRIVRLIEPLKERRRILLASKEMHQVAQDLEDEILWIQERLPLASCKDYGTNLQSVQQHVKKNQTLQRELTGRRARVEEVLDRAGIIASLRTPEVEFVREGAGHVRQLWEVLQLETERRCVMLDATLQAQQYYSEAAKVESWLSGQKLHLVNEERGTDEASTLQLLKAHLALEQTVETYAETVGMLSQQCQRLMELGHPESVQLTKQQSHIDRLYVSLKDMVEHRKTKLEQQYWLYQLNKDVEELEKWITDRETVASSTELGHDLEDVTVLQERFTKFASETNSVGQQRMEQVNKMVNEMIDCGHSDAATIAEWKDGLNESWADLLELMETRRQMLVASHQLHKFFTDCKEVLAQIAGKMKQLPEVRACQANITNPATLQRLMHSFEHALQLLVAQVRQLQENAAQLRTIYAGEKAEAIMLKEMEVMEAWKELLGSCEASRVHVTSVTDKVQFFSVVRENLMWMEGIMGQIGWDEPRDLTALGVMMKQHQDLKAKVDGRSKTIQQCADLGKILIAAGNLASEEIQEKLDSLLAKQRDLVEKWDKHQEKLQRKQEKFQFVQETVRAEAWLKAKEPLITSREPEGGGARAQTDEVEQLILRHEAFRKAAVTWKERFSSLRQLSAAEKNKEEEKKTTPLSSRRMFPLSCLTPSVPSTSATSSFLRQTVHAHVEHKLLQTNLDFGATPASQRLSSTLASYKPVINGSGYIGMEQQSSGKLVSSPYLGMNQQTVGGGSDSGFSALTSQSGGADTSTYLGKNHRTAGSAESSGYFGLTTGGVGSTQNHQGSGRLGSSGNLAQQPSSGGMGSPGFLPQQNMGSTGYLAQHQNMGSSGYLGHQPNLGSTGYLAQQPNMGSSGYLAQQPKTGSSGYLAQQPNIGSTGYLAQQPSTGSSGYLAQQPNIVSSGYLAQNYQSSGGLGSSGFLAQNHYSSGSLGSSGYLAQSGGIMDPKMAYAWQHLKADFVQPRINHIHKAVNPLLEASRVQREQFGDIPMADMVGPESGLELLHGRLQRDPRGSRSDPQMDHLRRERECKLGRQTSSEQEIQARLNELPLIVRQERYRRRLERQSSSEQEGSSKQRIQRQDSSDLEGSVKEGSDKRSGDIKSTMAEIVEQVQEREAAQARGEPYRPTSSLSAPVTRFDGRPRARDRPKPRRRPRPKEPEETRRSRSAPATGAPTTPQPPSHTAENKGFLYRKKATASDLEAQQRSPNSKSWMNIYCVLKEGQMTFYKDARHLTTTYNEEPPVDLINCSFDPSMGYKKKKNVFILQMNDGINFAFHAKDEEDLKAWTSNITNCIAEHDSMSKWDKPGTSSMDPDNSERKEKSEGDADARSERSELAEGEERSEKERSEKGDGSEKLDTSEIADKMEGVAGGSSTSGKSK